From the genome of Amycolatopsis sp. NBC_01488, one region includes:
- a CDS encoding VOC family protein, whose amino-acid sequence MTMPRFHLAMPVDDLAAARRFYGDVLGLDQGRSADTWVDWNLHGHQFVTHLAPERRQRVHNPVDGHDVPVPHFGLILEVEAFKALAERLRAAGTEFVIEPYVRFEGQAGEQWTMFLLDPAGNALEFKAFADDSQVFAV is encoded by the coding sequence ATGACGATGCCCCGCTTCCACCTCGCCATGCCGGTCGACGACCTGGCCGCCGCCCGCCGCTTCTACGGTGACGTCCTCGGCCTCGACCAGGGCCGCAGCGCCGACACGTGGGTCGACTGGAACCTGCACGGCCACCAGTTCGTGACGCACCTGGCGCCGGAACGGCGCCAGCGCGTCCACAACCCCGTCGACGGCCACGACGTCCCGGTGCCGCACTTCGGCCTGATCCTCGAGGTCGAGGCGTTCAAGGCGCTCGCCGAGCGGCTGCGGGCGGCGGGGACGGAGTTCGTGATCGAGCCCTACGTCCGCTTCGAGGGCCAGGCGGGTGAGCAGTGGACGATGTTCCTGCTCGACCCGGCCGGGAACGCCCTGGAGTTCAAGGCCTTCGCCGACGACTCACAGGTGTTCGCGGTCTGA
- a CDS encoding GntR family transcriptional regulator gives MSARVAPARRRGLADEVADRLRDAIFDGAYAPGSSLREVELAEVLGVSRGPVREALLKLEREGLVRGEWHRGTTVTSLSEVDIAELDSLRAALERLAVELVIDRAADLTEVDAVVTRMERAAGEHEMVRCDLDFHDAVYRAAGHRRLAEAWRAIRSQVHLFLLTRIGVETDGYLTGIPAEHRQLAGALRAGDREAALELFATHRRHAFDVLTRRP, from the coding sequence ATGAGTGCTCGAGTGGCTCCCGCGCGCCGCCGCGGTCTCGCGGACGAGGTCGCCGACCGCCTCCGGGACGCGATCTTCGACGGGGCGTACGCGCCCGGCAGCTCGCTGCGCGAAGTGGAGCTGGCGGAGGTGCTCGGCGTGAGCCGCGGGCCGGTGCGGGAGGCGCTGCTCAAGCTGGAACGCGAGGGCCTCGTCCGCGGGGAGTGGCACCGGGGCACGACCGTGACGTCACTGTCCGAAGTGGACATCGCCGAGCTGGACAGCCTGCGCGCGGCCCTCGAACGGCTCGCCGTCGAGCTGGTGATCGACCGCGCGGCCGACTTGACCGAGGTCGACGCGGTCGTGACGCGCATGGAGCGGGCGGCGGGCGAGCACGAGATGGTCCGCTGCGACCTCGACTTCCACGACGCGGTCTACCGGGCCGCGGGGCACCGGCGTCTCGCGGAGGCCTGGCGGGCGATCCGCTCGCAGGTCCACCTGTTCCTGCTGACCCGCATCGGCGTCGAGACCGACGGCTACCTGACCGGCATCCCCGCCGAACACCGGCAGCTCGCCGGCGCATTGCGGGCGGGCGACCGCGAAGCGGCCCTTGAGCTGTTCGCGACGCACCGGCGGCACGCGTTCGACGTCCTCACGCGGCGGCCCTGA
- a CDS encoding DUF427 domain-containing protein, whose amino-acid sequence MATRMGARFTGDLAELRYEPVAKRVRAVASGRTFADSRRAVLVWEPKRVVPSYAFPVAELRAMLTPSDSVSAPEHAVRLAEGGPPVLDPRTAFAVHTCPGRPLTLAGAGVTLPGAGFQPADADLGEHVILDFAAFDEWLEEAEPIVGHPRDPFSRIDIRRSDSRVRIEVDGVVVADSGAPRLLFETGITARYYLPREDVRMELLTPSDTRTTCAYKGHATYWSVGAHRDLAWTYEEPLSDAREVAGYIAFLTERVDVVLDGERLPRPVTPWS is encoded by the coding sequence ATGGCGACACGCATGGGCGCGCGGTTCACCGGTGACCTGGCCGAGCTGCGGTACGAACCGGTGGCCAAGCGGGTGCGGGCGGTCGCGAGTGGACGGACGTTCGCCGACTCGCGGCGGGCGGTGCTGGTCTGGGAACCGAAGCGCGTGGTGCCGTCGTACGCGTTTCCCGTGGCGGAGCTGCGCGCGATGCTGACCCCGTCGGACAGCGTGTCGGCGCCGGAGCACGCGGTGCGGCTCGCCGAGGGTGGCCCGCCGGTCCTCGACCCGCGGACCGCGTTCGCCGTGCACACCTGCCCGGGCCGGCCGCTGACCCTGGCCGGGGCCGGCGTGACCCTTCCGGGTGCCGGCTTCCAGCCCGCCGACGCCGACCTCGGCGAGCACGTCATCCTCGACTTCGCCGCCTTCGACGAGTGGCTCGAGGAGGCCGAGCCGATCGTCGGCCACCCGCGGGACCCGTTCTCGCGCATCGACATCCGGCGCAGCGACAGCCGGGTCCGGATCGAGGTCGACGGCGTCGTGGTGGCCGACTCGGGCGCGCCGCGCCTGCTGTTCGAAACCGGCATCACGGCTCGCTACTACCTGCCGCGCGAGGACGTCCGGATGGAGCTGCTCACGCCGTCGGACACGCGCACCACCTGTGCCTACAAGGGCCACGCGACCTACTGGTCGGTGGGCGCGCACCGCGACCTCGCGTGGACCTACGAGGAGCCGCTGTCCGACGCGCGGGAGGTCGCCGGGTACATCGCCTTCCTGACCGAGCGCGTCGACGTCGTCCTGGACGGCGAGCGGCTGCCGCGGCCGGTCACGCCGTGGTCCTAG